The sequence below is a genomic window from Humulus lupulus chromosome 3, drHumLupu1.1, whole genome shotgun sequence.
GATAATTTCATGATTTTATCCGTAAACTtgaccccaaaaaaaaaaaaatctaagtacTTTTTTTCAGCTTGTATGTGAAAAAATTATACTTTTACTTATCTATTTTAAATGactaaaaaataaaagtaaaatttatgTCAAAACAAGATTAAAATCTTAACCTAATTTAGATGATTATTATTGACAATTACTAAGGGTCATTATTGATGCTCAACACCACAAGAATGTGGTATAATATTATTGGTGTACACCTTatgtaaatttaataaatattatggaaTGTCGCTAATCAATTATAGGGTATCACCTCATGTGGTATTGAACACATTAAAGTATCAAATGACAACATTCATTATTATTTGCAATTGCTATTGTTtaagggtttatatatttttgaaccctgtgttttgtcacattacttgtttggactctatggtttgacaaattactttttggactctatgttttgtaaaatggttcaaatagataaacctgattttggccaaagttttctcaactgaaatcacaaataattcatcaaactaacaattcagaacaaaaataaattcattcttcttaaaaactgtgttgtaatattcatttttttcttcatcaaaattaaatttagagatctatttgaactattttataaaatttagggtaaaaaataaaatttttttaaaatacaaaatccaaACTGGTATTCGataaaaatgtgcaaaaatgtataatttttttttaataaattaaatctcaatttaatattttcttactcTATTAGCAAAAGACTACTTATATGTTAGATGAGACATTTACTTTAGGCTACTATGGACATTGACAATTaatgacaaaaaaaaatcataaataaaaatcACTCTATATAGTCAATTTCTTAGATAACGGTATAAGtgttttttatgattttatgttgaagATTGGTTAACCTATACCTACCTAGTAAATAGGTGTTTTATAATTCAATTTGAAAATAACAAAGAGtacattttatattttatgtttgatGATGTGCTTGGCTAGTAGGGACAAGAAGCctattgaatttatttattttttctccaaaaaaaataaaaaataaaaaagattggTGGTATACTCAAGCAAGTCTAGTGCCATTTCAAAAATTTATTGGTACCACATATGGAAAAAAGAGAAATTGTCTCATGTTTCATTTGATCATCAACTTCATAAGAAAAGacactaaaaaataataatttcaatctTAATTTGGTCAATGGAATTcgacttttaaataatcattgaaaAAGTCATATTAGGTTTCTATCTTAAGTAAGATATATGGCAAAAAATATGAGGTATGGGTTACTAATTTATAAGATTTTATAAAAAAGAATGTTAGTGTGGAGTTTTGTGATAAAAATGATTGTTAACTCAAGACACTTTGATTGGATATATGTAGACTTAGAGAACTTAATTATACTTAAGTTTaagctcatatatatatatatatataactcatTATTATACCACAAGATACTTAAAATATTTACCTATATCATAATTTAAGTTAAactatcatatttattaaaacttAGAGGTACTGATAGCAACATGTATTGTATTTATAATTGCATATTTTGACGTACATATTAGTACTCTTTTTTTTTAGTTAACATTCTCATCAAAACTCATTTTTAACACATctcaattaatttttaaaaaaaaatacaaattcaagaaactaaaaatcataattaaaagtTGATTCTGATTCTTGTATGATTATGCACAACATTATGGTACaaatacataaaaatttattCTATCACCTGAAAAGCATGATCATTGCTGATCTCCATTAGAGAAACATCATAATAATTGAGGCATTTTAGTTTCATTCATGGATCGAAATTGTATGATATCAACCAAAatgttattatttaataataataataataaaaagaagaagaagaaaattaaatattaatacaTAACAGACACAAATATTCCACAAACCCAACAAAAACATTAAAAGCACAAACTCtaacataaaaaaaacaaaacaaaacacatAACATGACCACCATGGAAAATAATGTCTACTACttattatataaacaaatataaaagagttaaaataaataaaatttgaataaAACAAGAATAcgatgagagagaaagagagagagagagagtggtttAATGGAATGGATAGGGGCCTTTGGTGGCCATGCAGCCATGCACACTACATGTTTGTGAAATGTCCACAAAAAGAGCCTAACTCCAAGTCCAACTGTTGCCAAAAGCAAACACACAGCCGAGCTGTGTGAGTCCCCATTTTCATCAACCTTTGTGGCCCACCGCCCACATGGCCCTTCCATGCTCTCCTCCGCCACCACCACCCGGCCCCGGTCTCGACATCGGCCGCGGGCCCGGTCCCACGCTAACCGCCTTCTCACACCTACAGCTCATCAGCAACCCATTGCCAGAAGATTTCCTCCTATTCTTCTCCGTCTCCGCCGCATGCGGCGGCACCGGCGACAAGTATTCGCCGTAGTCCGCCTCGGACGCGTTCGCTCTGTCGAACCCCTCCGCCGTGGTCACGCTCCAATCTATGCTGGCCTCGCTTGGCTCGTAGCCATAATCGGCTCCCGGTGCTGCATCCTCTAGACTTGTCCGGCGGTGGTATAATCCGGCCATGACGGTGGAGTTCGGAGCGAACCTCCGTAGCCCCGCCGCTTCTTCGAGGGTGTCCCGTCGTTGGCGGTGGTAGAGGAACATCGAAGGGTGGGCTGCGGTTGTCGCTGTGGAtgtcgttgttgttgttgttgttgctgtcgTTTGAGTCGAAAAGCTTTCGATTTCGAAAAGGTCTGAGCTGGCGTCGCTTGCTCCGTCGTCTACGTCGGTTGTGTTGTTTATAACTGTGGTGTTGTTGGTTCTCGCTCTCGATGTGGGACTTGTTGTCTGGAACGTGAAATTATTAGTTGGCTGAATCTGAAGCTGATGATGAGAACGATGAGTTTTTCGATTACTGTGCGATGGTGGACTGAAAATCTCGAGTGAGTCCCGAGCTGGATCTTCAGGAATGGGATTAATACCACTCGACGCCATTGAAACTGGGTCTTTAAGCAGAGTCATTTTGATTATCGGAGACGAAGAAGACGATGAGTTCAGAATAGGGAACGTAAACCCGCCGGTTGATGATCTTCCATGCAAGACCTTCAACTTTAGaggatcatcatcatcatcatcatcaccaccaTTATTAACATGATCATTAGTACTACTATTCCTGCTCATTTCCCTGGCGGAAGACGGCGAGAGAGACCTCGTTATCGTATCACTACCGCGAGAGTTTCGTGATGAGTTTCGTCGactttgatgatgatgatgagcaTTGCCCCAAGTCTCTTCAAAACTGCTAGTGTTACCAATCGTACCAGATCTAATCTCCGCCATTGTTGACTTGATACTACCATTAGTAGAACCAGAACCAGAACCAGAACCACCTCTGACCACATGGCCATGCACTGAAGACGACGGTGGTAACACTATTTGTGGTATCGGAAAATGGCTTTCCGATATCGTCCGAACCGATTTCTCCTTCACCTGAACCGATTTCTTGCACGAACAAGGGCACTTCCTCCTCAGATTAAGCCACCTGACACCCGAAAACGGCGTCGTTGCAGCTGCTACCGCCGTCGTCGTAGTTGCCCTTTTATCagcagaagaagaaagagcaggGTTTCGTAGAGAAACAGCCACGGAGCCAGGAGGAGCCGAGAGAAGACCGGTCTGACTATTCCAGCTGGCTTCGGAGGAGGCGGTGGGGGTGGCGGCTGACCGGAAAGAGCGGTTCTTCATGTATGAGTTTCGGTGcgtattactattattattattactactgGAGTAGCTATCGATGGAGGAAGAGGCTGAGGAGAATCTGGAAGCTTCGACGAGGAGAACGTTGTCGAGAGGAGAAACTCGGTTTCCTCCTCCGCTGacgccgccgccgccgccgccatTGACGACGGAGGTAGATTTGTGAGGTTGGAGAAGGTTGAGGTCGTTGAAGTACTTCTGGGCATCGAATATGCTTATCTCAGTTGGGTCGTCCATGGCCACTAGTACTGATGATGAGTTGGTAGTGAGTGAAGAAGTTGATCTCTCCATCATCGTCATCATCGTGATCTTTTTGATCACTTTTCTGATTCAGAAAGCTGAATGaacttatattatatatatacatagtgtgtttatatatatatatgtatgtatgtgtgtatagtatagtatagtatagtatagtgTAATAAGATGTTGTATAAAAGTCACGTACATAACATAGCAAAGGAGATGATAGAAAAAGATGGTATTGAGACGTGGCTCAATATAAGCCACTTATTCATGGCTATGTTATgaccctatatttatatatatgtgcacatgtaattataataataataataataataataataataataataataatagattaTGTGGTAGGGGAGTATTTTGGataaattgtaattttttttttataaataaggCCACATATGTTGTAATTAAGGTTTATATTTCCTACTACTTGTATTtggtaaaattgttcaaatatatcgttaaatttaattttggtgaaaaaaaattgaaaatgccTTATTATACAAAATGATTGTgtttttattatgaattattagTTGTGTGAATTATTTGTGAAATCGAGTCTAAgtgtctatttgaacaattttacaaaatatatagtttaaTCAAGTTATGAGATAAATACACAatgtctaaaaaagtataaactcttGTAATTATTACAAATTTTCTAGagatttttcataaaattctaaataatttatagttTGAAAAATATGGTTCAAATAGTTTTCTATTGTATGAGTGCATGTAACATTTTTATATGAGCAATGTTTGAATATTGGTTTCGGTAtgataaattatttagaatttttcaaaaatttatgaGAGGTCtgttataactacaatatatatagAGGTATTTGGTATGGCGTTTGAGTTTGTGTGAATAGAGTTAGAAGGATTTAGATTAAGATAATATATGATATTCAAGCGTTTAAATGAGTTATAATTACCCTCAAATCAAGTTAAAAAGTAGGATTTATTTGGAAACACAAACTTCCAaatcattaaaaataaaattattaaatatgagTTAAATTTGACATTCTCGTTCTGGCCAAACTAAACCCCATATCAAACACTccaataaaaattataatttatttacgTACCCAAAAAAATCCTACATAGGAGGGTTTCCCTACCGCAAAATCATCACTAAATAGTGAATCTACTATTATTTATACTAGTATTTAATACGTCTCTTTCAAGGGAAAAAAAATGTTAACATATGTGGTTTCACATTATACTTAGGGGGTGTTTGGTAGGGGTAAAGTAAATGTGGAAATAAGAATCTAAATTCTTTTCTatatttggttcaaattttaaggaggtaaagttaataatttgtgtaagcaccacatgtattttaagggtaaagcAAATCATTTTGTACACAATAGTTTAATATTAGCTCCATCCTAAGTCTCTCTACACTTTCTAAAGCAACTctactactcaaaacaaacacccaCTTATAAGGTGCTATTGGAGTGATGAATAGTGtgatatacatattatatatctCAATCGGGTTGGATTTATATAAATAGAAGGAACGgtaaatatctcttctatataaaagtgCGTagataaagattttttttttgttttaacggttttttatttttttccgttaactttaatagaatattctatatataatagaatattattatatttaactgtaGATTGTAAACATACACTACAACATAAATGATTATATGAGGCGGAGGCTTCCGCTGGTAATAATAGGGTATTCCGCCGGTAATACATATTACCGGCGGgggtccgccggtaataatctGCCGGTAATACTCAGTCGGTGATTAGGAGTATTACCGGCGGACTGACACCCCGCCGGTATTCTATTAATACTGGCGGATTAATAGGGGCGAGACTCCGCCGGTATAAAAGAATAGTCAACCTTGTTTGACTTATTTAATACCAGCAGTCCCGCCCCTAATAATATGTCGctaataaataaacataatttaaggaacaaaaaaataaaataataactccATTAAAGTAGGAAACAACTtataaaaacacaaacaaaatttaaaaaatataaaatccaGAAACAAATctcattaaaataatttattaaacaaCACAATAAACTTAAGAACATCATAAATCTGAAATATGTGAAATCTGAAACAtataccataaaaaaaaaattcctaaaaCAACATAACAAACTTAAGAACATCAAAAATCTGAAAACTGTCATGAAATCCATGCCGTGTTCAAACCCCATCAGTAGCCAAACTCTCTGTCATGGTCAAACCCACGAACCTCACAGCCCCACTATGAACCACCACCACCTAAATATTAGAAAAACCAGTTAGAGAGAGATAGGTAGAGTGTGTGTGAAAGAGAGATATAAAGAGAGACTTACCATGTGTATCGCCGTCACATGCCTCGACCCCAACCTTCCCCCGTAGCCCAACAGTACAAGTGAgagtcagagagagagagagggaggtctCAGACAGAGGGGTGGTGGTGGTGCTTGGACAGAGGGGTGGTAGTGGTGCTCGGACAAAGGGGAGGATTGAGAGAAGAGTGCGtctgagagagggagagaagagaaatGCAAGGAACGGACGAAACGATGTGCAAATTTTTCAATATGAAAGATTATTAGAGATGGGGACCCGCCGCTATTAATATTATCCCGCCGGTAATAAACTATTAGCAGCGGACCCGCCGCTATTAATATATTCCGCCGATAATAATCTTATTATCGACGGATATTTACCTGCTGCTATTAATATAATCCCGCCGGCAATAAACTATTAGCGGCGGGACCCATCGTTATTAATATATCCCGCCGGTAATAGTCTTATTACCGCGGATAtttacccgccgctaatagtatTAGTCCGccactaataaaaaaaataattttttttattaatttccacattattagcggcggacccagtagtccgccgctaataacccGTATATTACCAGTGGACTAAGTCCGCTTCTAATTGTTCCGCCTCTAATTTTAGACTTTCTTGTAGtgataatttaaacttaaataaaattaaaatatgatatttttgagatattttacaataataataatttaaaaataataaaaacataagttttataactaaaataaaatttaattaaacttaaacttcacttgttagaataatatcatattaaacatataatataatataatctattatcAACTAACAACaaacttcttttaaaaaaataaaaaataactagcaacaaacttaagtttaaaatccatgtataatattaatattatattaaacatataatatataatcttttgttatcactgctaaattcaaaaactagaacaaacataaacttatacaaaaattaattaattaattaaaataagatattttaaagatattttatgataatttaaataattaaattatatttatttaaatataataaagtcatacatatcattttttttatctataaatttgtgtgatagtttattttttatgaagTGATTGAAACCTGTGTTCTTCactagaaactaaaaatagttgatgcatgtaatACTATTCTACACTATGACTCTTTccattcttattttattctattattaattaatttttaaatattattgtaatttatatatatgttatataatcatgtaaatatatatatcaatattttatttagaagtcatatatgtagaaattattaatataaatatatatatactatagaattgtaattcattgtattatatatatatattttaaaaaaaagtgaattgtttttattaaaattatggaTAATGTTTTATCCTAATTTCTGTAacacatttatgtcatacattatattaaatatattttatttatttttatgatattattaattcatttaaaatttatatggtaattaaaaaaaaatacatgtttgaataagtatatttataattttaaaattaagtaaatGTGTATTGTACATTATttatgtaatatccaacattttcattatacatttttttattataaatcagagttttaatacataaaatgtacaagtttacaaatttaagaaatagtaatggaaaaatagtgtttaaaatatcattttatgttttaatgagattaaagagagagaaacttgagtagtcaagtattggacccaaatgtcatataattttaattggggatttttataaaattaagaaagttttgcgaaagggcttatttgaaaataattttagtattttgggtccaagtgtaattttaaaaaataaaaaaataaaaaaaagaaaaggcttcagcctttctttttacccgagcccctctctctctctcctcagaaactctctctctctctctctctctctctctctctctctctctctctctctctctctctctctctctctctctttctctctctctgcgtgctactgttgccgacgacgcaggagtactttccggcaaCCACTTTTAGCCACGTGCCgaaccgttggattcagaggcctccgaactatcgtccaacgcgggaatctagagctcactcgccgattaaacgcctcaaccactcgatttaagttcgaccaccccgcgacttcaaagttgcgattcgaccacctcgggcatccgtttgccgatccgtcaccaccatcgtgctcctcgtgttgtgggcttcaaaacccaataacttgttcctacatctaccatagttgggtggtgggcccaccacgagccaccgcgatccaccgtagactgACGGTCGAAatttagtgttcgaggttccgaagtacgttttgagtttcagaaaatcaccgtttgacttattgtggaacccgatcattatggtataatttctttgacctatattgtgatttaattgtgattgattagagtaattgttattatgtgtatttatagtatataattatatattattgatatatggaatattttctgtaatttactggctgtctcggattatatgtattttttatacaggtttttattttgggattgtccactttatagccgttgtgctgtccaattttctagaaaatattagatattaaataaagtataaaaatacatatttaattgattttatattaatatggaaatttttatgattaagtaattttaattattattgttattattttgtaaagtaaatcaagaatatagtttcatatatatatatatatgaaaagtgtgatttatagtaaacctattatttaacaattattcttatatattaatattttgttaatatttgaatatcaaaataatatcagtattagtttcttacagttattgatatttgtaagaccagtaaattttggataaagtatatttattatatcactggaattgatattatgactaattaataataagataaatatttatatttatattattatcattatatcgattattacaactttatgttaaaaatatgattttttttataaaatgactatttgaatatatacattcatatatgtattgttattgaagtatttttgttattaatattgaagtaagtttatttatagacgataattattattcttgttattattatcataagagtacattatcttatgagcaaggtttaaagcatggttctatatgaagagttatttgtattacgttgataataattattattatcattcatatagtttttatggtattgttaatatacactatcaatagtgtatatttacgattttgatagaatttaataaatgatgtgccttgaataggatttgtatggatttgattgattgactcttgctgagcaattttaaaataagctaaggacctaaggtaagtaaatctcacattttgtgtttaagtgtaagatgcatgactacattgattgtgtacatctgatgagttaagtatggtatgatgatgatgcatatgataagtatgtgaagaatggttatatgaacaccataagggtgttgtgtgatatgtaattgatgaattccgtgatatgtgaaagatgtcttacttggttaagaatgatatgaattatgtgcaagtatgtgttcttatgttgatggatatgtggattactttatgttaatgatttgttatatgttatgatatatgaagcgtttaagtttttaggctggaaaccttagacctgagccatagctctacgttaaggtataacaacgccaccaacccaaagcttcatgtattatgactaaagatgttttgagttatatgagatgtgatacaatgccttgattgaataccatcaacatgaatcatgaacatgaacattggcatttcagcatcagcatgtatgcatggcatgtacagttatgtgatacattattatgtgatataagaccatgcatatgaatatgagaaaagttatgaaatgccttgaaaagtcttatgtaaaatttaacattttaatgacacaagacttaagcaaagtgataataatatgtttaaaaagggtgccactgtttgacgaagcaattaagtaagttcagcaaagaagacggaggtctataagactaatagtggctgcccaatagtatgggctaggtcagagttgatcATTCAGACATGcttgccatgttcccgtctttctcctccttatgtgtaataagtatggcagctatggcgacgatgaaatgagtgttatgatgagcctagctgaaatgacggctagccggaggagaacccatgggattctatatgatatgtgtaacaagccctgcaggcattggccgaatcaaacagtgtgcacaagtgatattgggcccataaaaatgttaaactaaaagaaagagcataaaagtaaagtttgaaagtgcatgagcaataaatgaaatgcataagtatataagtcagcatattagtatatgtgcactacaaactcacgacattcatgtgtatatgtatgcatgagatttgcttactgagcgttagctcattatgttattttcaaacatttttccaggtgtggctttagctgttgagcaacttgtggagcacggactcagtagcaatgcaataatggtttagagttttcatatggctgccttaaatataaagtattcatacgtgtaataatttcttctaataagtttatataaaagttttaaatttttctatatttcttcgtatcattttatttaattcttttggtcaagtgtcttacatactcgtaaaccctagaattacgagtatgtggcagacgtacacTACCCTAAGGACGTTATAATTTATACctaggatatatatatttatataattattatatttcaattaattggttaccatatttgaaaaagaagTGTTTGTggtgtgatatatatatatatatatattatatgatcccttataataaataattacaatatacaataaataaattaagCGTGTAAAAGAGAAAttagaaaacaaaaaaaatggcaatataaattttatatatatatctaatcGAATATATATTAAttgtgataaaaaaattattaaaaaaagaaGCTGAGTTAAAATTATTTAAGTACACTTATACGTACGTACGGATACAATTAGGGTTATAAACTTATTATGATTGAGTttcaatatatttaatattatctgatcaaatattgaaattttttaaaactaattttttttttatatattcttgagaaacacttaaattaaatgtgtaacattatatattatatatacacaaTATTAAAATACTTTGTTACTTTAATTAGTTCTTGTCACTTTGTTTCTTCTGAAAATAATATAGTAGATGCTCTATTCACAAGGTTAGGTTAGGTTTCAATGTGAGGTGTTACCTATCTTTTGTTGATTAAAATTACACTACAATAAAAATTGGATACTACTTCAGTTCGATTTTCGCATAAATTCGCAATTGAAATAGTTTGGAGtaaagtaaaaaataataaaaaactgaagtgaaaaatagacttttcattttaatttttatatataaaaagtaggctttctacttcggtttatacatataaaaaaagttaacacaaacagaattttaaggtaacaaactttatttattctcaaaatcTCATCTAAATCAATATTAACAACTCCAAAACTTATATATAATCAACCCATTATATCTACATTTTTAGTGGATGTTA
It includes:
- the LOC133824818 gene encoding uncharacterized protein LOC133824818 — its product is MMTMMERSTSSLTTNSSSVLVAMDDPTEISIFDAQKYFNDLNLLQPHKSTSVVNGGGGGGVSGGGNRVSPLDNVLLVEASRFSSASSSIDSYSSSNNNNSNTHRNSYMKNRSFRSAATPTASSEASWNSQTGLLSAPPGSVAVSLRNPALSSSADKRATTTTAVAAATTPFSGVRWLNLRRKCPCSCKKSVQVKEKSVRTISESHFPIPQIVLPPSSSVHGHVVRGGSGSGSGSTNGSIKSTMAEIRSGTIGNTSSFEETWGNAHHHHQSRRNSSRNSRGSDTITRSLSPSSAREMSRNSSTNDHVNNGGDDDDDDDPLKLKVLHGRSSTGGFTFPILNSSSSSSPIIKMTLLKDPVSMASSGINPIPEDPARDSLEIFSPPSHSNRKTHRSHHQLQIQPTNNFTFQTTSPTSRARTNNTTVINNTTDVDDGASDASSDLFEIESFSTQTTATTTTTTTSTATTAAHPSMFLYHRQRRDTLEEAAGLRRFAPNSTVMAGLYHRRTSLEDAAPGADYGYEPSEASIDWSVTTAEGFDRANASEADYGEYLSPVPPHAAETEKNRRKSSGNGLLMSCRCEKAVSVGPGPRPMSRPGPGGGGGGEHGRAMWAVGHKG